A genomic region of Candidatus Babeliales bacterium contains the following coding sequences:
- a CDS encoding nucleotidyltransferase substrate binding protein — MESLDRKYENFKKCYEALGKSINTQNELEAISLSNPSVQNLFDTVNAGVIKHFELAYETGWKFLKEYLLIIYNREILSPKAVFRACEELQLFPQNILNELITLADARNETTHIYSKILAQEVCNSITKHYEVFGKILETVKMPLV, encoded by the coding sequence ATGGAAAGTTTAGACCGTAAATACGAAAACTTTAAAAAATGCTATGAAGCTTTGGGTAAATCTATAAACACACAGAACGAACTAGAAGCTATATCCCTTAGTAATCCATCAGTTCAGAATCTATTTGATACTGTCAATGCTGGAGTTATCAAACATTTTGAACTTGCATATGAAACTGGGTGGAAATTTTTGAAAGAATATTTGCTTATAATATATAATCGAGAAATTCTGTCTCCAAAAGCAGTCTTTCGTGCTTGTGAAGAACTGCAGCTATTTCCACAAAATATCCTTAATGAACTTATCACTCTCGCAGATGCACGCAATGAAACAACTCATATTTACAGCAAAATATTAGCTCAAGAAGTTTGCAACTCTATTACAAAGCATTATGAAGTTTTTGGAAAAATATTAGAAACAGTAAAAATGCCACTAGTTTAG
- a CDS encoding M3 family metallopeptidase — MKKQTIQLLFCSMTIIFLATLSYCSKGTKQDIKMITKAFHTPDIISLFALTPHDITTNTPRYIDETKNIIDAIIAIPDDQRTFENTAKPLDEVFSLSNLAIAHRVYEALELLHPDKAIRDTAHDAYIAIQAFWVDYAMSNKALYNAFMAYAYQQIENEGLSAQQRYFVNDTIDSFKREGLSLPDEILAQVNALRKELAQLSADFDRNIAEDNSSITATRAELEGLGDDFIATLQQTEDGLYKLGVDYPTYFRVMDNCSVAATRKKHYIAFQNRAYPLNEELLKTIIIKRDELARLLGYTDYAYCDIDSQMAHTPERALAFITDLSQKSLSKIEAEIAMFTEKLPTSVELTSDGKIQPWDMSYLQNNYKKTNFNLDEQKIAEYFPMQKTVDELLDIYRQFFSIEFQEVPASGLWHEDVTVVRVLNKQGDELLGTLMLDLYPRPNKYSHAAHTTIIPSTYKLDGTRVPDVSIVIANFSKPTATQPSLLKRSEVETFFHEFGHALHAVLGATEIASLSGTHTKTDFVELPSQMLEEWLTDKDILKKVSGHYVTGQPLPDDLIDTIIKLKNLSSGYFVTRQAYLSSIALSYFGSGDNKDPHTIMKQLYTKLLPHMAFVEENHFYTSFGHLTGYGAKYYGYLWSKVFALDIFATIKKHGLLNPEIGQKYVKEVIGKGGAQDPNELLYNFLGREPNAHAFFEEMGLK; from the coding sequence ATGAAGAAACAGACCATTCAATTACTTTTTTGCAGTATGACCATTATATTTTTAGCCACATTAAGTTACTGCTCAAAAGGAACAAAACAGGACATAAAAATGATTACCAAAGCTTTTCACACACCAGATATTATTTCTCTTTTTGCGCTCACACCGCATGATATTACAACAAACACTCCGCGGTATATTGATGAAACAAAAAACATCATTGATGCAATTATCGCAATTCCTGATGACCAACGTACTTTTGAAAATACAGCTAAACCACTTGATGAAGTTTTTTCACTCTCCAACCTTGCCATTGCACATCGCGTCTACGAAGCTCTTGAACTGTTACATCCAGATAAAGCAATTCGCGATACAGCGCATGATGCATACATTGCAATACAAGCATTCTGGGTTGATTATGCCATGAGCAACAAAGCTCTTTACAACGCATTTATGGCATACGCTTACCAACAAATAGAAAATGAAGGTCTTTCCGCTCAACAACGTTATTTTGTTAACGACACTATTGATTCATTCAAACGAGAAGGCTTATCTCTGCCTGATGAAATATTGGCGCAAGTAAATGCACTCCGCAAAGAATTAGCACAGTTATCAGCAGATTTTGATCGTAACATCGCAGAAGATAATAGTTCCATCACCGCAACACGCGCTGAGCTGGAAGGCTTGGGTGATGACTTTATTGCAACATTACAACAAACAGAAGATGGTCTTTACAAACTTGGCGTAGATTACCCTACTTATTTTAGAGTAATGGATAATTGCTCGGTAGCAGCAACACGTAAAAAACATTATATTGCCTTCCAAAATCGAGCATATCCTCTAAATGAAGAATTACTCAAAACAATTATCATCAAACGTGATGAACTTGCGCGTTTACTCGGCTACACTGATTACGCATACTGCGATATTGATAGCCAAATGGCTCATACCCCAGAACGTGCTCTTGCATTCATTACTGATTTATCGCAAAAATCCTTATCAAAAATAGAAGCAGAAATTGCAATGTTCACAGAAAAACTTCCTACATCTGTTGAACTTACCAGTGATGGCAAAATTCAACCATGGGATATGTCATATCTGCAAAACAACTATAAAAAAACAAACTTCAATCTTGATGAACAAAAGATAGCTGAATACTTCCCAATGCAAAAAACAGTTGATGAACTACTTGATATTTACCGTCAATTTTTCAGCATTGAATTCCAAGAAGTGCCGGCAAGTGGATTGTGGCATGAAGATGTAACCGTTGTGCGTGTTTTAAACAAACAAGGCGATGAGTTGCTTGGCACACTCATGCTTGATCTGTACCCACGACCAAATAAATATAGTCATGCTGCACATACAACAATTATTCCATCAACATACAAACTTGATGGAACACGCGTTCCTGATGTTTCTATTGTTATTGCTAACTTTTCAAAGCCAACCGCAACACAACCATCATTACTCAAACGCTCTGAAGTAGAAACATTCTTCCACGAATTTGGGCATGCACTCCATGCAGTTTTAGGCGCAACAGAAATTGCATCACTTTCAGGAACTCACACAAAAACTGACTTTGTTGAATTACCATCGCAAATGTTAGAAGAATGGTTAACAGACAAAGATATTTTGAAAAAAGTGAGTGGTCATTATGTTACCGGACAACCATTGCCCGATGATCTAATTGATACCATTATCAAGCTCAAGAATTTATCCAGCGGTTATTTTGTAACACGCCAAGCTTATCTTTCTAGTATTGCACTTTCTTATTTTGGATCAGGAGACAACAAAGACCCTCATACAATTATGAAACAATTGTACACAAAACTACTTCCCCACATGGCATTTGTTGAAGAAAACCATTTTTACACTTCATTTGGCCATTTAACAGGGTATGGCGCTAAATATTACGGCTATTTATGGTCAAAAGTATTTGCGCTTGATATTTTTGCAACGATCAAAAAACATGGTTTATTGAACCCTGAAATTGGTCAAAAGTATGTAAAAGAAGTAATTGGTAAAGGTGGCGCACAAGACCCGAATGAACTGTTGTACAACTTCTTGGGTAGAGAACCTAATGCACATGCGTTCTTTGAAGAAATGGGATTAAAATAA
- the uvrB gene encoding excinuclease ABC subunit UvrB: MSLFKLHTPFQPAGSQPEAIKELLKGRPGKSTLLGVTGSGKTYTIANVIAQQNKPVLILAPNKTLAAQLYEEFSQFFPENKVCYFVSYYDYYQPESYMPAQDIYIPKETKVNSEIERLRVESTASLINRNDTIVIASVSCIYSLGNPNDYRNLALSLSVGQRMSRAELLRQLIFIQYTRNDVEPASGRFSVIGNTVEVHLPYQKDKLRIELFGDEIEGLLWVSKHNNTVMKELDNTVIFPARHFVTTQDMKDAALNSIQTELDEWLPQVENPIYRERIKQRVSHDLEMIQQTGYCSGIENYSAHFDGRKKNGHPYSLFDFFPDDFLLVIDESHIAMPQLRGMYAGDQARKKSLVEFGFRLPSAKENRPLQFEEIEKYFNDVIFVSATPGDYELKHSDQFVEQIIRPTGLVDPEIEIHGRSGQISHLIDSINKTTAAGYRSLVMVMTKKLAEELARYLEEQHIKVCYLHSDLKTPQRTELLQKLRLGTFDCLVGVNLLREGIDLPEVALVAIMDADLESFLRDKRSLIQIIGRAARNTAAKVILFADKITGSMANAIDETNRRRKLQQDYNKKHGITPQTVKRDVLKSIVNIQELIAQASKSKKDKKKEAANIAEVGNIAQRILQLEQQMQQAAERLDFETAIALRSEWQRLQALIK, translated from the coding sequence ATGTCTTTATTTAAACTTCATACACCGTTCCAGCCAGCAGGCAGCCAGCCCGAAGCGATAAAAGAGCTTCTCAAAGGTCGTCCTGGTAAATCTACTCTTTTGGGTGTTACTGGATCGGGAAAAACCTACACAATTGCAAACGTTATTGCCCAGCAAAACAAACCTGTTTTGATTTTAGCACCAAACAAAACGTTGGCAGCTCAACTGTATGAAGAATTCTCTCAATTCTTCCCTGAAAATAAAGTCTGCTATTTTGTCAGCTACTACGATTATTATCAGCCAGAATCGTACATGCCTGCACAGGATATTTATATCCCCAAAGAAACCAAAGTGAATAGCGAAATTGAACGCTTACGCGTGGAATCCACTGCATCCTTAATTAATCGTAATGATACCATTGTCATTGCATCAGTTTCTTGTATTTATTCACTTGGTAATCCCAATGATTATCGTAATTTAGCATTATCGCTTTCCGTTGGTCAAAGAATGTCCCGCGCTGAACTATTACGCCAACTTATTTTTATTCAGTATACACGTAACGATGTTGAACCAGCTTCTGGTAGATTTTCCGTTATTGGCAACACGGTGGAAGTACATTTACCGTATCAAAAAGACAAATTGCGCATTGAACTATTTGGTGATGAGATTGAAGGCTTGCTGTGGGTAAGCAAACATAATAATACCGTCATGAAAGAACTTGATAACACGGTGATTTTCCCCGCACGTCATTTTGTCACAACACAAGATATGAAGGACGCAGCACTCAACAGCATTCAAACGGAACTTGATGAATGGTTGCCACAAGTTGAAAATCCTATTTACCGCGAACGAATTAAACAACGCGTATCACACGATCTTGAAATGATCCAACAAACTGGATACTGTTCTGGTATTGAAAATTACTCCGCACACTTTGATGGTCGTAAAAAAAATGGTCATCCATATTCACTATTCGACTTTTTCCCTGATGATTTTTTACTCGTCATTGATGAATCGCATATAGCAATGCCACAACTGCGTGGTATGTATGCTGGCGACCAGGCTCGTAAAAAGTCTCTTGTTGAGTTTGGATTTAGGCTACCCAGTGCAAAAGAAAATAGACCGCTCCAATTTGAAGAAATTGAAAAGTATTTTAACGATGTTATCTTTGTCTCTGCAACTCCCGGCGATTATGAATTAAAACACTCTGATCAATTTGTTGAACAAATTATTCGTCCAACAGGTTTGGTTGATCCAGAAATTGAAATTCATGGACGTTCTGGACAAATTAGTCACTTAATCGACTCTATCAACAAAACAACAGCAGCTGGCTACCGTTCATTGGTAATGGTAATGACCAAAAAACTTGCAGAAGAATTGGCGCGTTATCTAGAAGAACAACATATCAAGGTATGCTACTTACATAGTGATTTAAAAACACCACAACGGACCGAGCTGCTCCAAAAACTACGTCTTGGTACATTTGACTGCCTTGTTGGCGTTAACTTGCTGCGTGAGGGAATTGATCTTCCTGAAGTTGCCTTGGTTGCAATAATGGATGCCGATTTAGAAAGTTTCTTGCGTGACAAACGTTCACTTATCCAAATTATCGGCCGCGCTGCACGTAACACCGCTGCCAAGGTCATTCTTTTTGCCGATAAAATTACTGGATCCATGGCGAATGCAATTGATGAAACAAACCGCAGAAGAAAGTTGCAACAAGACTACAATAAAAAACATGGCATTACGCCACAAACAGTAAAACGTGATGTGCTGAAAAGCATTGTTAATATTCAAGAATTAATCGCACAGGCATCTAAGTCTAAGAAAGATAAGAAAAAAGAAGCGGCTAATATTGCCGAAGTTGGCAATATTGCACAACGTATTTTGCAGTTGGAACAGCAGATGCAACAAGCTGCTGAACGACTTGATTTTGAGACGGCTATTGCATTGCGGTCTGAATGGCAGCGCCTACAGGCTCTTATTAAATAG
- a CDS encoding nucleotidyltransferase domain-containing protein, protein MTMTEIEHKPSIIKIITAFYPDAKIYLFGSYARGTAKRSSDIDVAIDVGKRLNLHERQFLWNLLDALPILQKIDLVDMHAIPDDMRESILKKGVPWKV, encoded by the coding sequence ATGACAATGACAGAAATCGAACACAAACCAAGCATCATAAAAATAATCACTGCTTTTTACCCTGATGCTAAAATATATCTTTTTGGCTCCTACGCTCGCGGAACGGCAAAACGAAGTTCTGATATCGATGTTGCTATAGATGTAGGTAAAAGACTCAATCTACATGAACGACAATTTTTGTGGAATCTCCTTGATGCACTGCCAATACTACAAAAGATAGATCTTGTTGATATGCATGCAATTCCTGACGACATGCGTGAATCTATTTTGAAGAAAGGGGTACCATGGAAAGTTTAG